One segment of Dolichospermum sp. DET69 DNA contains the following:
- the sbnA gene encoding 2,3-diaminopropionate biosynthesis protein SbnA: MIHESVASSIGQTPLVSLSRLFPYKNIKVIAKLEFLNPGGSIKDRPARFIIEQGLQDGSISRKTHLIESTSGNLGIALAMLARVHELKFTCVVDPKISTVNLQMLKLLGANIEMVDTPDNQGGYLQSRIKRVQELLKTIPQSYWINQYANELNWKAHYYGTGAEIVSSLDHPIDCLIIATSTTGTLLGVSKRLRQEFPNLRVVAVDAVGSVIFGAQPGAREIPGIGASRVPELSSQLEVDEVIYVNDRESALGCRALLEHEGIFAGGSSGSVIAAIQKLIPTLPSSYRVLTILPDRGERYLNSVYDDNWLMQLPTPLTTAKLPDMITQMV, from the coding sequence ATGATTCATGAATCAGTAGCAAGCTCTATAGGTCAAACACCCTTAGTATCTTTGTCTAGATTATTCCCCTATAAAAACATTAAAGTTATAGCAAAACTGGAGTTTTTAAATCCTGGAGGTAGTATTAAAGACCGTCCGGCTCGCTTTATTATTGAACAAGGGTTGCAGGATGGAAGCATTTCTAGAAAAACCCACCTAATTGAAAGTACGTCTGGGAACTTAGGTATTGCCTTGGCCATGCTGGCACGAGTCCACGAGCTTAAATTCACGTGTGTAGTAGATCCCAAAATATCAACAGTGAACTTACAGATGTTGAAGCTTTTGGGGGCTAATATTGAGATGGTTGACACACCTGACAATCAAGGCGGCTATCTACAGTCTAGAATTAAACGGGTGCAGGAATTATTAAAGACCATTCCCCAAAGTTATTGGATTAACCAGTATGCTAACGAACTTAACTGGAAGGCACATTACTATGGAACTGGCGCTGAAATTGTTTCCAGTCTAGACCACCCCATTGATTGTCTGATCATTGCTACCAGTACCACAGGAACACTATTGGGAGTGTCGAAACGTCTCCGTCAGGAGTTTCCTAACTTGCGAGTTGTTGCCGTGGATGCTGTGGGTTCGGTTATTTTTGGGGCACAACCAGGCGCGAGGGAGATACCTGGCATTGGTGCAAGTCGGGTACCTGAACTTAGCAGTCAGCTTGAAGTAGATGAAGTTATCTACGTTAACGATAGAGAGTCCGCTTTGGGGTGTCGCGCTCTTCTTGAACATGAAGGTATTTTTGCTGGTGGTTCTTCAGGGTCAGTGATTGCCGCTATTCAGAAACTCATCCCGACTTTGCCTTCTTCTTACCGTGTCCTCACTATTTTACCTGATCGAGGAGAACGGTACTTAAATTCAGTCTATGACGATAACTGGTTAATGCAATTGCCCACGCCACTAACAACGGCTAAACTACCTGATATGATCACCCAGATGGTCTAG
- the sbnB gene encoding 2,3-diaminopropionate biosynthesis protein SbnB, whose translation MTSQLTQPPKILYLSKSDIIQLCGNSSQLYIDAVSHALVLHAEGKIVQPLKPYLRWRGDENHIADRIIAMPAYLGGDNPVAGLKWVGSKHDNPSVHGIDRASAIIILNDTQTHYPIAILEGSLISGMRTAAVTSVAAKYLARTGFSRVTCIGCGPIAKMQLLTILEQFPLITTIYLFDLNSLAAKNLVLELNQHFPGVEYHIAATAEEAVRQGEVVITCTVTDKPYIPYEWLQKGTFVSNISIMDLHKEVFLKADKVVVDDWEQSNREKKIINQLVIEGSFSREHLHAELGEIILGNRSGRESNEEIIVLNPMGMAIEDMACSQSIYEKALATGVGFWLNLD comes from the coding sequence ATGACCTCCCAACTTACACAACCGCCAAAGATTCTTTATCTGAGCAAATCAGACATTATTCAACTGTGCGGAAATTCTTCTCAGTTGTACATAGATGCAGTCAGCCATGCTCTTGTTCTTCATGCTGAGGGCAAAATTGTCCAACCCCTCAAGCCATATTTGCGCTGGCGCGGTGATGAAAATCATATTGCTGACCGGATAATAGCCATGCCGGCCTATTTGGGTGGTGATAACCCAGTCGCTGGTTTAAAGTGGGTTGGAAGTAAGCATGATAATCCTTCTGTACACGGTATAGACCGAGCTAGTGCGATCATCATTCTGAATGACACCCAAACTCATTACCCAATTGCTATTCTTGAGGGCAGTCTAATCAGCGGTATGCGAACCGCGGCTGTTACTTCGGTAGCGGCTAAGTACCTAGCGCGAACAGGTTTTTCTCGTGTAACCTGCATTGGCTGTGGACCCATTGCCAAGATGCAACTATTGACAATTCTTGAGCAATTCCCTTTAATTACTACCATTTATCTATTCGACCTCAACTCCCTCGCTGCTAAGAATTTAGTTCTTGAGCTAAACCAACACTTCCCAGGAGTAGAATACCATATTGCAGCAACGGCAGAGGAAGCAGTGCGCCAGGGCGAGGTGGTTATAACCTGTACGGTTACGGACAAACCCTATATACCCTACGAATGGCTGCAAAAAGGAACTTTTGTGAGCAATATTTCCATTATGGACCTACACAAAGAGGTCTTCTTGAAAGCTGATAAGGTAGTAGTGGACGACTGGGAACAATCCAATCGTGAGAAGAAAATAATTAATCAGTTAGTAATTGAAGGGAGCTTTTCCCGCGAGCATCTACACGCGGAACTAGGTGAAATAATCCTTGGAAACCGATCAGGTCGGGAGTCAAATGAAGAAATCATCGTTCTTA